In Xyrauchen texanus isolate HMW12.3.18 chromosome 27, RBS_HiC_50CHRs, whole genome shotgun sequence, one genomic interval encodes:
- the dohh gene encoding deoxyhypusine hydroxylase — MANKDIAAVGSILVNPKQDLTTRFRALFTLRNLGGQEAIKWISEAFVDESALLKHELAYCLGQMRDELAIPILETVLKDTNQEPMVRHEAGEALGAIGNPKVLDLLKKYAEDPVIEVAETCQLAVRRLEWLMNGGDKTAEKTDENPYCSVDPAPPAPRKSVTELRTQLLDESLPLFERYRAMFALRNLGTEEAVLALGDGLQCSSALFRHEIGYVLGQIQHEASIPQLQAALEKEDENPMVRHECAEALGSIGKEACLKILERYRKDQERVVKESCEVALDMLEYENSSQFQYADVLLRLQGTQ; from the exons ATGGCAAATAAGGACATTGCAGCAGTGGGGTCAATACTTGTCAACCCCAAGCAGGACTTGACAACACGTTTTAGAGCACTTTTTACTCTGCGTAATCTTGGTGGACAAGAGGCCATTAAATGGATCAGTGAGGCTTTTGTAGATGAATCTGCACTTCTGAAGCATGAGCTGGCATACTGCCTTGGACAAATGCGGGATGAGCTAGCCATTCCTATTCTAGAGACAGTGCTGAAAGACACTAATCAAGAGCCAATGGTCAGACATGAAGCAG GGGAAGCTTTGGGAGCCATTGGAAATCCAAAAGTCCTAGATTTACTGAAGAAGTATGCAGAAGATCCAGTTATCGAG GTGGCAGAGACGTGTCAACTGGCAGTCCGGAGGCTGGAGTGGCTGATGAACGGTGGGGATAAGACAGCAGAGAAAACTGATGAAAACCCCTACTGCTCTGTGGACCCTGCACCCCCAGCCCCTAGAAAAAGTGTCACAGAACTGAGGACGCAACTCTTGGACGAAAGCCTGCCCCTGTTTGAGCGATACAGAGCTATGTTCGCCTTGAGGAACCTTGGGACTGAGGAGGCTGTTCTTGCTTTGGGAGATG GTCTTCAGTGCAGCAGCGCCTTATTCCGTCATGAGATCGGTTATGTCTTGGGCCAGATCCAGCACGAGGCCAGTATCCCCCAGCTACAGGCTGCTCTGGAAAAGGAGGATGAGAACCCCATGGTCAGGCATGAGTGTGCCGAAGCACTGGGCTCCATTGGGAAGGAGGCATGCTTAAAGATCTTGGAGCGCTACAGGAAAGACCAGGAGCGGGTGGTGAAGGAGAGCTGTGAGGTAGCACTGGACATGCTGGAGTATGAGAACAGCTCACAGTTCCAATACGCAGATGTACTTCTTAGACTGCAGGGCACCCAGTGA
- the LOC127620931 gene encoding fizzy-related protein homolog: MDQDYERRLLRQINVQNDNTSPMKVKDVICHLTPTPESPLSSPSKHGDRFIPSRAGANWSINFHRINENEKSPSQNKKTKDATSDTGKADGLAYSALLKNELLGAGIEKVLDPQTEDRRLQPSTPERRSLFSYSLSAKRFTPDDNSVSPYSLSPVSSKSQKLLRSPRKPTRKISKIPFKVLDAPELQDDFYLNLVDWSSLNVLSVGLGTCVYLWSACTSQVTRLCDLSVEGDSVTSVGWSERGNLVAVGTHKGFVQIWDATAGKKLFALEGHTARVGALAWNADQLSSGSRDRMILQRDIRTPPLQSERRLQGHRQEVCGLKWSTDHQLLASGGNDNKLLVWNHSSVLPMQQYTEHLAAVKAIAWSPHQHGLLASGGGTADRCIRFWNTLTAQPLQCIDTGSQVCNLAWSKHTNELVSTHGYSQNQILVWKYPSLTQVAKLTGHSYRVLYLAMSPDGEAIVTGAGDETLRFWNVFSKTRSTKESVSVLNLFTRIR, encoded by the exons ATGGATCAGGACTATGAGCGCCGGTTACTGCGGCAAATCAATGTCCAGAATGACAACACCAGCCCCATG AAAGTAAAAGATGTGATCTGTCACCTGACCCCCACCCCTGAGTCACCCCTGTCATCACCCAGCAAGCACGGTGACAGATTTATACCGTCTCGAGCTGGAGCTAACTGGAGCATCAACTTCCACAGAATCAAT GAAAATGAAAAGTCCCCAAGCCAGAATAAAAAAACCAAAGATGCAACATCAGATACTGGCAAAG CGGATGGCTTGGCTTATTCTGCCCTGCTGAAAAATGAGTTGCTTGGAGCTGGGATTGAGAAGGTTCTGGATCCTCAAACAGAAGATAGGAGGCTGCAGCCCTCCACACCAGAGAGGAGGAGCCTCTTTAGT TATTCTCTTAGTGCCAAGAGATTCACGCCTGATGATAACAGTGTTTCTCCATACTCCCTCTCGCCTGTTAGCAGCAAAAG TCAGAAGTTGCTGCGGTCACCTAGGAAACCCACTCGCAAAATTTCAAAAATTCCATTTAAGGTTCTAGATGCACCCGAGTTACAAGATGATTTCTACCTCAACTTAGTGGACTGGTCATCCTTAAACGTTCTCAGTGTTGGTCTGGGGACTTGTGTTTACCTTTGGAGTGCCTGCACTAGTCAA GTTACACGACTATGTGATCTATCAGTAGAGGGAGATTCAGTCACATCGGTGGGGTGGTCTGAGAGA GGTAATCTTGTTGCTGTGGGTACACACAAAGGCTTTGTACAAATTTGGGATGCTACTGCTGGTAAAAAACTGTTTGCCTTGGAGGGACACACAGCAAGAGTTG GTGCATTGGCCTGGAATGCAGATCAGCTGTCATCAGGCAGCCGTGACCGAATGATCCTTCAGAGAGACATAAGGACACCACCTCTGCAGTCAGAGCGCAGGCTGCAGGGCCATAGGCAAGAGGTCTGCGGACTGAAGTGGAGCACTGACCATCAGCTGCTGGCCTCTGGAGGAAATGACAATAAG ctgTTGGTGTGGAACCACTCCAGCGTGTTACCAATGCAGCAGTACACGGAGCATCTGGCCGCAGTGAAGGCCATCGCCTGGTCTCCTCATCAGCATGGGCTGCTAGCCTCTGGAGGGGGAACTGCAGACCGCTGCATCCGCTTCTGGAACACTCTCACAGCACAACCGCTGCAGTGTATTGACACAGGGTCACAGGTCTGCAACCTGGCCTGGTCCAAACACACCAATGAACTG GTGAGCACACATGGTTACTCTCAGAATCAGATCCTTGTGTGGAAATACCCGTCGCTCACTCAAGTAGCCAAATTAACCGGCCACTCTTACAGGGTGCTCTACCTG GCGATGTCTCCAGACGGGGAGGCGATAGTGACAGGGGCAGGTGATGAAACTCTGCGCTTTTGGAATGTATTTAGTAAAACACGATCAACAAAG GAATCTGTGTCAGTTTTAAACCTGTTCACCAGAATACGATAA